Proteins encoded together in one Thermoplasmata archaeon window:
- the moeB gene encoding molybdopterin-synthase adenylyltransferase MoeB: MTSVKIVIPTALRQYAGGKDAVDVEAESVHEAIGNLVDRFDQLRHHLYTDDGRLRNFVNVYVNEEDIRYLRNARTTLKDGDTISIVPSIAGGSSSLMDRLAARRKDALSPSEIKRYSRHLILPEVGMAGQLKLKQSSALVIGAGGLGVPLTQYLGAAGVGRLGVVDFDVIDETNLQRQVLYGTKDVGRKKLEVAKERISQINPNVDVQTYETRLTSDNAMDILKDYDVVIDGTDNFPTRYLVNDAAVLLKKPNVYGSIFRFEGQASVFHAEKGPCYRCLYAEPPPPGLVPSCAEGGVLGVLPGIIGSIQAIEAIKLLLGKGDTLIGRLLVFDALRMKFRELRLRKNPACPVCGTDPTIKELIDYEEFCGLRGPSEQLGEEFQISVEELKERIDEGREVVLLDVREPMEWEIARLDRAILMPVAQVPARVNELSTADEIVVYCKTGARSGRITNFLRELGFRKVKNLVGGIDEWADKVEPEMPRY, encoded by the coding sequence ATGACGAGCGTGAAGATTGTCATCCCCACGGCCTTGCGGCAGTACGCCGGCGGCAAGGACGCTGTGGATGTGGAGGCGGAGAGCGTGCACGAGGCGATCGGGAACCTGGTCGATCGATTCGACCAGCTCCGCCACCATCTCTACACCGATGACGGTCGCCTCCGGAACTTCGTGAACGTCTACGTGAACGAGGAGGACATCCGCTATCTCCGGAACGCCCGGACCACACTGAAGGACGGGGACACAATCTCCATCGTGCCGAGCATCGCGGGTGGATCGTCCTCGCTGATGGACCGTCTCGCCGCGAGGCGCAAGGATGCTCTTTCGCCCTCCGAGATCAAGCGATACTCGCGCCACCTCATCCTCCCGGAGGTCGGCATGGCGGGCCAACTGAAGCTCAAGCAGTCGTCCGCGTTGGTCATCGGAGCGGGCGGTCTCGGCGTGCCGCTCACGCAGTACCTCGGCGCCGCGGGCGTCGGCCGCCTGGGGGTCGTCGATTTCGACGTGATTGACGAGACGAACTTGCAGCGGCAGGTCCTGTATGGTACGAAGGACGTCGGCCGTAAGAAGCTCGAGGTCGCGAAGGAACGCATCTCGCAGATCAATCCGAACGTTGACGTGCAGACCTACGAGACGCGGCTGACCTCAGACAACGCGATGGACATCCTGAAGGACTACGACGTGGTCATCGACGGGACTGACAACTTCCCGACGCGGTACCTCGTGAACGACGCGGCCGTCCTCCTGAAGAAGCCGAACGTCTACGGCTCGATCTTCCGGTTCGAAGGCCAGGCGAGCGTCTTCCACGCGGAGAAGGGCCCGTGCTACCGCTGCCTCTACGCGGAACCGCCGCCCCCGGGCCTCGTGCCCTCGTGTGCGGAAGGCGGCGTCCTCGGCGTCCTGCCGGGGATCATCGGTTCGATCCAGGCGATCGAGGCGATCAAACTCCTGTTGGGGAAAGGCGACACGCTGATCGGCCGCCTGCTCGTGTTCGATGCGCTCCGCATGAAGTTCCGCGAACTGCGCCTCCGGAAGAACCCGGCCTGCCCGGTGTGCGGCACCGACCCGACGATCAAGGAACTCATCGATTACGAGGAGTTCTGCGGGCTTCGCGGCCCATCGGAGCAGCTCGGCGAGGAGTTCCAAATCTCTGTCGAGGAGCTGAAAGAGAGGATCGACGAAGGACGTGAGGTCGTCCTCCTCGATGTGCGGGAACCGATGGAATGGGAGATCGCGAGGTTGGACCGGGCGATCCTCATGCCCGTCGCGCAGGTGCCCGCGCGTGTGAACGAGCTCAGCACCGCCGACGAGATCGTCGTGTACTGCAAGACGGGCGCTCGGTCCGGGCGCATCACGAATTTCCTTCGGGAGCTCGGGTTCCGCAAGGTGAAGAACCTCGTCGGCGGGATCGACGAGTGGGCCGACAAGGTCGAGCCCGAGATGCCCCGGTACTAA
- a CDS encoding Rab family GTPase translates to MAREPFKVKVVLLGDGGVGKTSLVRRFVVDQYSDDYITTVGTKISKKSVNVGSALDEIEMIMQIWDVLGQKGYSGVQETAIKGAQGVLLVYDATNDESRRALEDYWIPAVWRLTGRVPMVLAGNKSDLVADRVWAEEYLYFLAQKYSCPGILTSAKTGDKVESAFKALGDQILGAAHHVAKRVDLVTPPQEPVDRLIRVTDKIMTDFCYRMGGVETGMPIVKRQLGLAGLDVRAPTVEAIRALINRLATVEQDFKAPEEIEANRDRRLGWLDGPDL, encoded by the coding sequence ATGGCCCGGGAACCCTTCAAGGTCAAAGTCGTCCTCCTCGGGGACGGTGGCGTCGGGAAGACATCGCTCGTCCGCCGGTTCGTCGTCGACCAGTATTCGGACGACTACATCACAACCGTCGGCACGAAGATCTCGAAGAAGAGCGTGAACGTCGGCTCGGCCCTCGACGAGATCGAGATGATCATGCAGATCTGGGACGTCCTCGGGCAGAAGGGATACAGCGGGGTGCAGGAGACCGCGATCAAAGGCGCGCAAGGCGTCCTGCTCGTATACGACGCCACGAACGATGAAAGTCGTCGGGCGCTTGAGGACTACTGGATCCCCGCGGTGTGGCGCCTCACGGGCCGCGTGCCGATGGTCCTCGCGGGGAACAAGTCGGACCTCGTCGCGGACCGCGTCTGGGCCGAGGAATACCTCTACTTCCTCGCGCAGAAGTACTCCTGTCCCGGCATCCTGACGAGCGCAAAGACGGGCGACAAGGTCGAGTCGGCCTTCAAGGCGCTCGGGGACCAGATCCTCGGTGCGGCCCATCACGTCGCGAAGCGCGTGGACCTCGTGACGCCGCCGCAAGAGCCGGTCGACCGGCTGATCCGCGTGACGGACAAGATCATGACGGACTTCTGCTACCGGATGGGCGGCGTCGAGACGGGCATGCCGATCGTGAAGCGCCAGCTGGGCCTGGCGGGCCTCGACGTACGCGCGCCGACCGTCGAGGCGATCCGCGCCCTCATCAATCGCCTAGCGACGGTCGAGCAGGATTTCAAGGCACCCGAGGAGATCGAGGCGAACCGAGACCGTCGGCTGGGATGGCTCGACGGGCCGGACCTGTAG
- a CDS encoding M67 family metallopeptidase: MTIGIPKAVVRAIEDHARDAFPEECCGFLLGHSGEPRRTVESLRAKNAASEDREHRYVVDPLELLRADDEARAHGHELIGIYHSHPNHPAVPSEFDRLRAASWYSYVILRIVDREPKEMTAWVFDDATKRFVSEAILHSGRKATRPSRPDGGS, encoded by the coding sequence GTGACGATCGGGATCCCGAAGGCCGTCGTCCGGGCAATCGAGGACCACGCGCGTGACGCGTTTCCGGAAGAGTGTTGCGGTTTCCTCCTCGGCCATTCGGGCGAGCCTCGCCGCACCGTCGAGTCCCTTCGCGCGAAGAACGCCGCATCGGAGGATCGAGAGCACCGCTACGTCGTCGACCCGCTCGAACTCCTCCGCGCGGACGACGAGGCGCGGGCGCACGGCCACGAGTTGATCGGGATCTACCACAGCCATCCGAACCACCCGGCCGTCCCCTCGGAGTTCGATCGACTCCGGGCCGCGAGTTGGTATTCCTACGTCATCCTGCGTATCGTCGATCGGGAGCCGAAGGAGATGACCGCCTGGGTCTTCGACGACGCGACGAAACGGTTCGTGTCCGAGGCCATCCTCCATTCGGGGCGGAAGGCCACGAGGCCATCTCGGCCGGACGGCGGAAGTTAA
- a CDS encoding DUF1684 domain-containing protein, giving the protein MTLKQSPADYAKSVETMRREKDYFFKEDHESPIPHGLRQAFQGLAYFAPDTKYRVHAKLVKDPNPPRIVLATSKGVPRDMIRYGVFEFEVAGTPQRLAAYKSVPQPGHPHADEGLFVPFRDTTSGKETYGAARYLDIEERPTDEYVIDFNVAYNPYCAYSEDYVCPFPPRENWLTTAILAGEKNFPLKA; this is encoded by the coding sequence ATGACACTCAAGCAATCCCCGGCCGACTACGCGAAAAGCGTTGAGACGATGCGCCGAGAGAAGGACTATTTCTTCAAGGAGGACCATGAGTCTCCGATCCCCCACGGACTCCGCCAGGCTTTTCAGGGGCTCGCGTACTTCGCGCCGGATACGAAATATCGTGTCCACGCGAAGCTTGTGAAGGATCCGAACCCGCCGCGGATAGTCCTCGCGACCTCGAAGGGCGTCCCGCGCGACATGATTCGGTACGGGGTGTTCGAGTTCGAGGTCGCCGGCACGCCGCAGCGGCTCGCCGCCTACAAGTCCGTACCGCAGCCGGGCCACCCTCACGCGGACGAGGGCCTCTTCGTCCCGTTCCGTGATACGACCTCCGGGAAAGAGACGTACGGGGCGGCTCGGTACCTCGACATCGAAGAGCGCCCGACGGACGAGTACGTGATCGACTTCAACGTTGCCTACAATCCTTACTGCGCGTACAGCGAGGACTACGTGTGCCCCTTCCCACCGCGGGAGAACTGGCTAACGACGGCGATCCTCGCGGGCGAGAAGAACTTCCCGTTGAAGGCGTGA
- a CDS encoding cysteine synthase family protein — MRADATTRNATRLADRIGRTPLLPLERIAAHVAPGVRLFAKAEWLNPGGSVKDRAALGMLRSAERAGLTRDHVLLDATSGNTGIAIAMLAAAEGYRATLCVPANVSPGRRRILEAYGAELVFTPAPEGTDGAQDAAKRLAAAHPDTYWYLDQYNNEANWRAHFESTGPEIWDQTHGRITHLVACLGTTGTFVGAGRFLRRGGRHVGLVAVQPDGPFHGIEGVKRLEGSRVPGIWDPTLVDETMSVATEDAQAAVRRLAREEGVLVGTSSGAALDAAIRLAERIREGLIVAIFPDGGSMYLGERYWEKAP, encoded by the coding sequence ATGCGAGCGGACGCGACGACGCGGAACGCCACGCGCCTCGCGGACCGGATCGGGCGCACCCCGCTTCTCCCGCTTGAAAGGATTGCGGCGCACGTGGCCCCGGGCGTCCGGCTCTTCGCCAAGGCGGAGTGGCTCAACCCGGGCGGGAGCGTGAAGGACCGCGCCGCCCTGGGCATGCTGCGTTCCGCGGAGAGGGCCGGGCTGACGCGGGATCACGTGCTCCTCGACGCGACCTCGGGCAACACGGGAATCGCCATCGCGATGCTCGCCGCGGCGGAAGGATACCGGGCGACGCTGTGTGTACCGGCGAACGTCAGCCCCGGACGACGACGGATCCTCGAGGCGTACGGCGCCGAACTCGTCTTCACGCCCGCCCCCGAGGGGACGGACGGGGCCCAAGACGCCGCAAAACGGCTCGCCGCCGCTCACCCCGATACGTACTGGTATCTCGACCAGTACAACAACGAGGCGAACTGGCGCGCGCACTTCGAATCGACGGGACCTGAAATCTGGGATCAGACGCACGGACGGATCACGCACCTCGTCGCGTGCCTCGGGACGACGGGGACGTTCGTGGGCGCCGGGCGGTTTCTGAGGAGGGGGGGTCGCCACGTCGGCTTGGTGGCCGTCCAGCCGGACGGCCCGTTCCACGGGATCGAAGGGGTGAAGCGCCTCGAGGGTTCGCGGGTCCCCGGGATCTGGGATCCGACCCTCGTCGACGAGACCATGTCCGTCGCGACGGAGGACGCGCAGGCGGCGGTCCGCCGCCTCGCGCGGGAGGAAGGCGTCCTCGTCGGCACCTCGAGCGGCGCCGCGCTTGATGCCGCGATTCGGCTCGCCGAGCGAATTCGCGAGGGGCTCATCGTGGCCATCTTCCCGGACGGCGGCTCGATGTACCTCGGAGAACGGTACTGGGAGAAGGCTCCGTGA
- a CDS encoding SUF system NifU family Fe-S cluster assembly protein, which translates to MSAAYDLYQEQILDHYKHPRNKGPLPDATYNAHDSNPLCGDEVVLHLKVDASRVADVRFEGQGCAISQASASMLTTMLKGVPVAEAEAVDREAVLKKLGIPLSAVRLKCALLSLHVLKLALGKQADVAT; encoded by the coding sequence ATGTCCGCGGCGTACGACCTGTACCAAGAGCAGATCCTCGACCACTACAAGCATCCGAGGAACAAGGGGCCCCTGCCCGATGCGACGTACAACGCGCACGACTCGAACCCGCTGTGCGGCGACGAAGTCGTACTGCATCTCAAGGTGGACGCATCGCGTGTCGCCGACGTGCGCTTCGAGGGCCAAGGGTGCGCGATCAGTCAGGCGAGCGCCTCGATGCTGACGACGATGCTCAAGGGCGTCCCCGTCGCGGAGGCGGAAGCGGTCGATCGCGAGGCGGTCCTGAAGAAGCTCGGGATCCCGCTGAGCGCGGTCCGTCTCAAGTGCGCCCTGCTCTCCCTGCACGTCCTGAAGCTCGCCCTCGGCAAGCAGGCGGACGTCGCGACGTGA
- a CDS encoding nickel-binding protein: protein MPKFIDAHPMNPLTAEQLREAQRSPIDEFGVSHHDILYSEAENKLYCVLDAPDMEAIEKHHAKIGVRCDWIHEVESTRD from the coding sequence ATGCCGAAGTTCATCGACGCGCATCCGATGAATCCGCTGACGGCGGAACAACTTCGCGAGGCCCAGCGCTCGCCGATCGACGAGTTCGGTGTGAGCCACCACGACATCCTGTACAGCGAGGCGGAGAACAAGCTGTATTGCGTGCTCGACGCGCCGGACATGGAAGCAATCGAGAAGCACCACGCGAAGATCGGGGTCCGTTGCGACTGGATTCACGAGGTCGAATCCACCCGGGATTGA